The sequence CCTGCATCCTCGGCGCCGACGGCGCGGAGGCTGCCGGCCGTCTCGCCGCGCTCGCGGCATTGGCCGACCTGGGCCACGCCGAGGGGCGGGCGCTCTACGACGCGGAAGCCAGCGCGCTGCGGCGCACGCTGGCGCAGATGAACCGCTTCCGCGAAGGCCTGGCGCGCGCCTTTCCATGGCCGCATGCGCAGGCTGCCGCGCTGCCTGACGATGCGGTGGTGTGCCGCTGCGAGACCGTCACCGCCGGCGAACTGCGGCGCTGCGTCAACGAAATGGACAGCCACGAGGTCAACCGCGCCAAGGCCTTCAGCCGTGTGGGGATGGGCCGCTGCCAGGGCCGCTTCTGCGGCCATGCCTCGGCCGAGATCGTGGCGCAGGCCAGCGGCGTGCCCATTGAACTGGTGGGCCGCCTTCGTTCGCAGGCACCGGTCAAGCCGCTCGCCATGAGCACGCGCGAGGTGCAGGCATGAGTGAGAAGACCAGCGACACCGACGTGCTGATCCTCGGTGGCGGCCTCATGGGCACCACCGCCGCTTTCTTCCTGCGCCAGCAGCACGGCCTGTCGGTCACGCTGCTCGAGCGCGAACTGGTGGGGCGCCAGGCCAGCGGCACCAACTTCGGCAACGTGCGCCGCCAGGGCCGCGTGCTGGCGCAGATGCCGCTCGCCAACCGTGCGCGCGCCGTCTGGGGCCGGGTGAAGGAGCTGCTGGGCGAAGACCTTGAATTCGTGCCCTACGGGCACCTGCGCGTCTGCTACACCGAGCAGCAGGCCGCCGTGCTCGAGCAGCACGCCAAGGACGTGAAGCCACTGGGGCTCGACCTCGAACTCTTCAACGCCGATCAGCTGCGCAAGCGCTGGGGCATCTTCGCGCCCGAGGTGGTGAGCGGTTCGCTCTCGCCGAATGACGGCCATGCCAATCCGCGCCTGGCCGGCCCGGCCTTTGCGAGGGCGGCGCGGCGCGCCGGCGCCAACATCGTCGAGCATGCCGAGGTGATGCATGTCGAGCGCGCCGGCGCGGGCTTCATCGCCCACACCGCCGACGGCAGGCGCTTTCGTGGGCAGCAACTGCTGGTGGCCTGCGGCGCCTGGTCGAACCGCATGGCCGAACAGTTCGGCGAGGCCGTGCCGATGGAAGCGCGCGGTCCGCAGATGGGCGTGACCGAGCCGCTGCCCTATGCCATCGGTCCGTCGATCGGTTTGTCTTCGCCGGTCGAACATGAGGGCCTGTACTTTCGCCAGATCGCGCGCGGCAACATTGTCTTTGGCGGCGGGCTCAAGGGCCCGGCGCATGCTGAGCAGATCCGCGCCTACGTGAAGCCTGACAACGTGCTGCGGCAGCTGCGCGAACTGCGCCGCTTCGTGCCGGCCTTCGAGCATGTGCAGCTGATTCGCGTCTGGAGCGGCATCGAGGGCTACACCGCCGATTGGCAGCCCGTGATGGGACCGAGCGCGCGCGTGCCGGGTCTGCACTATGCTTTCGGCTTCAACGGCGAAGGCTTTGCGATCAGCCCCGGTGTGGGCGAGACGATGGCGGAGCTGATCGCGACCGGACGCACTTTGACGCCGATCGAGAGTTTTTCGATCGGCCGCTTCGCATCCGAGTTGACGAAGCAGGCGGCCTGAAGCGCGCAGGTTCTCGCGGCGCTCTCACGGCCGAAAGTTTCTGCGCGCGGCTACAGTTCGGCCAGAACCAACTCTTCTGGAGCAGGTATGCAAATCCGCAGCGCGACCGCTTCCGATGCCGAGGCGGTTCATCGCCTCCTTTCGACC is a genomic window of Variovorax sp. V213 containing:
- a CDS encoding NAD(P)/FAD-dependent oxidoreductase; translated protein: MSEKTSDTDVLILGGGLMGTTAAFFLRQQHGLSVTLLERELVGRQASGTNFGNVRRQGRVLAQMPLANRARAVWGRVKELLGEDLEFVPYGHLRVCYTEQQAAVLEQHAKDVKPLGLDLELFNADQLRKRWGIFAPEVVSGSLSPNDGHANPRLAGPAFARAARRAGANIVEHAEVMHVERAGAGFIAHTADGRRFRGQQLLVACGAWSNRMAEQFGEAVPMEARGPQMGVTEPLPYAIGPSIGLSSPVEHEGLYFRQIARGNIVFGGGLKGPAHAEQIRAYVKPDNVLRQLRELRRFVPAFEHVQLIRVWSGIEGYTADWQPVMGPSARVPGLHYAFGFNGEGFAISPGVGETMAELIATGRTLTPIESFSIGRFASELTKQAA